Proteins from one Natrinema salinisoli genomic window:
- a CDS encoding METTL5 family protein, whose translation MAGPSRRTLARRLESVADFSDPDASLEQYLTPAELAAHICHLARLQDDLEGRVVDLGTGTGMLAIAASIAGADSVVGIDVDRDALELARGNEQTVAAAASGGTDRTLEWLRGDVTRHPFSTTDATVVSNPPFGAQRGNRHADREFLETASEIAAVSYTIHNEGSQEFVESFAGDEGGDVTHAFRAELPIAKQFDFHTETEETLEAEVFRIEWTHRE comes from the coding sequence ATGGCCGGCCCCTCACGCCGCACGCTCGCCCGCCGACTCGAGTCGGTCGCGGACTTCTCCGATCCGGACGCGAGCCTCGAGCAGTACCTGACGCCGGCGGAGCTGGCGGCTCACATCTGTCACCTGGCCAGGTTGCAAGACGACCTCGAGGGACGGGTCGTCGATCTCGGAACCGGCACCGGGATGCTCGCGATCGCCGCCTCGATCGCCGGTGCCGACAGCGTCGTCGGAATCGACGTCGACCGCGACGCGCTCGAGCTGGCTCGCGGGAACGAGCAAACGGTCGCGGCGGCTGCCAGTGGCGGTACCGACCGCACGCTCGAGTGGCTCCGCGGCGACGTCACTCGGCATCCGTTTTCGACGACCGACGCGACCGTGGTCTCCAATCCGCCGTTCGGTGCCCAACGCGGAAACCGACACGCGGATCGGGAGTTTCTCGAAACGGCCAGCGAGATCGCGGCCGTCTCGTACACGATCCACAACGAGGGGAGTCAGGAGTTCGTCGAATCCTTCGCCGGAGACGAGGGCGGCGACGTGACGCACGCGTTCCGGGCCGAGCTCCCCATCGCGAAGCAGTTCGACTTTCACACCGAAACCGAGGAGACGCTCGAGGCCGAGGTCTTTCGGATCGAATGGACGCATCGAGAATAG
- a CDS encoding zf-TFIIB domain-containing protein translates to MEQCPRCQGAVEELSLGDVSTVTCPHCGFADVPVEHQPDGEDPESWRDAFNRFYKE, encoded by the coding sequence ATGGAGCAGTGTCCGCGGTGTCAGGGTGCCGTCGAAGAACTCTCGTTGGGGGACGTGTCGACGGTCACGTGCCCCCACTGTGGGTTCGCCGACGTCCCCGTCGAACACCAACCCGACGGCGAGGATCCCGAATCGTGGCGGGATGCGTTCAACCGATTTTACAAGGAATGA
- a CDS encoding DUF7139 domain-containing protein, with the protein MAAEQAVDGYLFDIYRRYIGEPDDRTDVYVGFGLFLGGIGLAIVGLVLFVWGSTFEARTADYFAWVGPAYGVAMGSLPVTMLGIVVLLPSERRMLYTSIAGVAITIAAIVGFLVVYPQDWNGYGADYTVQVIAVYAIGLAGITASTGAALIAHYLDMAQQAEVVTTDTDTDEDDDPELSDAEIQRDIDDAMEGVELSWGGVEQTEHKRLNFSSNDLDDVEIDTDAGTTTTRSSGVDQQVAGLKGLKGGETKQTTSSSTVDDQTAKLKELREQQRAEEQATAEDDGGAVETVTKPVGTLFERFRDLVKRN; encoded by the coding sequence ATGGCAGCGGAACAGGCCGTAGACGGCTATCTATTCGACATCTATCGTCGATACATCGGTGAACCGGACGATCGGACCGACGTTTACGTCGGATTCGGTCTGTTTCTGGGCGGAATCGGGCTGGCGATCGTCGGGCTCGTACTCTTCGTCTGGGGTAGTACGTTCGAGGCACGCACCGCCGACTACTTCGCGTGGGTCGGTCCCGCATACGGAGTAGCAATGGGGTCGCTCCCCGTTACGATGCTGGGGATCGTGGTCCTGCTCCCGTCGGAACGGCGAATGCTGTACACGTCGATCGCCGGCGTCGCGATCACGATCGCCGCGATCGTCGGTTTCCTCGTCGTCTATCCCCAGGACTGGAACGGCTACGGGGCCGATTACACCGTACAGGTGATCGCAGTGTACGCCATCGGACTCGCGGGCATCACCGCCTCGACGGGTGCCGCACTGATCGCCCACTACCTCGATATGGCGCAGCAGGCCGAGGTGGTCACGACCGATACCGACACCGACGAGGACGACGACCCGGAACTCTCCGACGCGGAGATCCAACGGGACATCGACGACGCGATGGAGGGCGTCGAGCTCTCCTGGGGCGGCGTCGAACAGACCGAACACAAGCGACTGAACTTCTCGAGCAACGACCTCGACGACGTCGAGATCGATACCGACGCCGGCACCACGACCACTCGTTCGTCGGGCGTCGACCAGCAGGTCGCCGGCCTCAAGGGGCTCAAAGGCGGCGAGACGAAGCAAACGACCTCGAGTTCGACGGTCGACGATCAGACGGCGAAGCTCAAAGAACTGCGCGAACAGCAGCGAGCCGAGGAACAAGCGACGGCCGAGGACGACGGTGGAGCCGTCGAAACCGTGACGAAACCCGTTGGAACCCTGTTCGAACGATTCCGGGATCTCGTAAAGAGGAATTAA